In a genomic window of Aggregatimonas sangjinii:
- a CDS encoding DUF6095 family protein, producing the protein MGNKVMRTDRDLLIKGIRFLSYTVILMFTAPFAVYQAFKNQEHPLYIPVLVLGCILALAAIVMGFVSIKTIIDAFFGKKKKK; encoded by the coding sequence ATGGGAAACAAGGTAATGCGAACAGACCGCGACTTACTCATCAAGGGGATACGATTTTTATCCTACACCGTTATCTTGATGTTCACGGCGCCTTTTGCGGTCTATCAAGCCTTTAAAAACCAAGAGCATCCGCTTTACATTCCTGTCTTGGTGCTAGGATGTATCCTGGCTCTAGCCGCGATTGTAATGGGTTTTGTGAGCATCAAAACGATTATTGATGCCTTCTTCGGTAAAAAGAAAAAGAAGTAG
- a CDS encoding NUDIX hydrolase: MDELLDILDANGNFTGSTAIKSLAHRDGLFHATVHIWFYTADGQVLLQQRGKDKNTHPLLWDVSVAGHVSAGEQIETAALREIEEEIGLSVGLHDLQKTGVFKSIQKHDNGSIDCEFHHTFLCELFAPFKKLRPQASEVEELALISLDDFSTDVLDGQIPERYVPHASDYYRAVLSKIRECLT; this comes from the coding sequence ATGGATGAATTATTGGACATTCTGGACGCCAACGGAAATTTCACGGGTTCGACCGCTATAAAATCCCTCGCGCACCGCGATGGACTTTTTCACGCAACGGTTCATATCTGGTTCTATACTGCGGATGGGCAGGTATTACTGCAACAAAGAGGCAAAGACAAAAACACCCACCCCCTACTCTGGGATGTTTCGGTAGCTGGCCATGTGAGCGCCGGTGAACAGATTGAAACAGCTGCCCTCAGGGAAATCGAAGAGGAAATTGGTCTTTCGGTCGGCTTGCACGATTTGCAAAAAACAGGTGTCTTCAAATCCATTCAAAAACACGATAATGGCTCGATCGACTGTGAGTTTCACCATACATTTCTCTGTGAATTGTTCGCACCCTTTAAAAAATTGCGACCCCAAGCATCTGAAGTTGAAGAGTTGGCCCTGATTTCACTTGATGATTTTTCGACCGATGTACTAGATGGGCAAATTCCTGAAAGATATGTCCCGCACGCATCGGACTATTACCGCGCAGTACTTTCGAAAATACGCGAGTGCCTTACCTAA
- a CDS encoding NADP-dependent isocitrate dehydrogenase, which yields MPKILYTRTDEAPALATQSFLPIVKAFTKSSGIEIEIKDISLAARILATFPEFLKEEQIVSDDLAVLGEMAKNPDANIIKLPNISASIPQLKEAIAELQSKGYAVPSYPDEVKDAASEDVKNRYDKIKGSAVNPVLREGNSDRRAPRAVKNYAKQNPHTMGEWSSDSKTHVATMDEGDFQSNEKSITVPKATAITIALHHTDGQTEVLKEKVELLAGEIIDATVMSKKALTAFLKQQVADAKEKGVLFSLHMKATMMKVSDPIIFGHALKAYFSDVFEKHGKTLAAAGINPNNGLESMLSKLKELPAEQGKAIEEDFRNAMENGPALAMVNSDKGITNLHVPSDVIIDASMPAMIRNSGQMWNSEGNPQDTKAVIPDSSYAGIYTATIDFCKKHGAFDPVTMGTVPNVGLMAQKAEEYGSHDKTFEIKAAGTVKVIDQNTGNTLIEHTVAPGDIWRMCQVKDAPIQDWIKLAVSRARATNDPAVFWLDEHRAHDAEIIKKVKQYLPNHDTSGLDIKILSPIKATEYTLQRLKDGKDTISVSGNVLRDYLTDLFPILEVGTSAKMLSIVPLMNGGGLFETGAGGSAPKHVEQFVEEGHLRWDSLGEFLALGVSLEFFGEKYGSGKAKILGDALDSATEKFLINDKSPSRKVKELDTRGSHFYLALYWAEALAEQEKDAELKAIFSVIANVMKENEDKILSELKAAQGAPQKIGGYYKPDVNLVAKAMRPSDTLNGILEAM from the coding sequence ATGCCAAAAATCCTATACACTCGAACCGATGAGGCGCCAGCCCTGGCGACACAATCTTTTTTACCCATTGTAAAAGCCTTTACCAAATCGTCGGGAATCGAAATAGAGATCAAAGACATTTCTCTGGCGGCCCGTATTCTTGCCACTTTTCCGGAATTTCTAAAAGAGGAGCAAATAGTAAGCGATGATTTGGCGGTTTTGGGCGAAATGGCCAAAAATCCTGATGCCAATATCATCAAGTTACCCAATATCAGTGCTTCCATTCCGCAGCTGAAAGAGGCCATTGCCGAATTGCAGTCCAAAGGATATGCAGTCCCCTCCTACCCGGACGAGGTAAAAGATGCTGCTTCGGAGGATGTTAAAAATAGATACGACAAAATAAAGGGAAGTGCCGTAAATCCCGTACTGCGTGAAGGTAACTCCGACCGGCGGGCACCAAGGGCGGTAAAGAACTACGCTAAACAAAATCCACATACGATGGGAGAATGGAGCAGCGACTCCAAAACGCACGTCGCGACAATGGATGAAGGTGATTTCCAGAGCAACGAGAAATCCATTACCGTTCCCAAAGCGACGGCCATTACCATCGCGCTGCATCATACCGACGGCCAAACCGAAGTTTTAAAAGAGAAGGTAGAATTATTGGCGGGTGAAATCATCGACGCCACCGTCATGAGCAAAAAGGCCCTGACCGCTTTTCTAAAACAACAGGTCGCCGATGCGAAAGAAAAAGGAGTACTCTTTTCACTGCATATGAAAGCCACAATGATGAAAGTGTCCGATCCCATAATTTTCGGACACGCACTAAAAGCCTATTTTTCCGATGTTTTTGAAAAACACGGGAAGACTCTAGCGGCGGCAGGTATCAATCCCAACAACGGTTTGGAAAGCATGCTGAGTAAATTAAAGGAACTTCCCGCCGAACAAGGGAAAGCCATTGAAGAAGATTTTAGGAATGCAATGGAAAATGGTCCCGCGCTTGCCATGGTCAATTCCGATAAGGGAATTACCAATCTTCATGTACCAAGTGACGTCATCATCGATGCCTCTATGCCGGCTATGATTCGCAATTCAGGTCAAATGTGGAATAGCGAAGGAAATCCTCAAGATACCAAGGCGGTCATCCCAGATAGCAGTTATGCGGGCATTTATACTGCGACCATAGATTTCTGTAAAAAACACGGCGCTTTTGATCCCGTCACCATGGGTACGGTGCCCAATGTTGGGCTTATGGCGCAGAAAGCCGAGGAATATGGCTCTCACGATAAAACGTTTGAAATCAAGGCAGCAGGTACCGTAAAGGTCATCGACCAAAATACGGGGAACACCCTCATCGAACACACGGTGGCTCCTGGAGATATTTGGAGAATGTGCCAGGTAAAAGATGCGCCGATACAAGATTGGATAAAATTAGCCGTAAGCCGTGCAAGAGCGACCAATGATCCTGCGGTTTTCTGGTTGGATGAGCATAGAGCGCACGATGCCGAAATCATCAAGAAAGTAAAGCAATATCTTCCGAATCATGATACAAGTGGATTGGATATTAAAATCCTATCTCCTATTAAAGCCACCGAATACACCTTACAACGCCTTAAGGATGGAAAGGATACCATTTCGGTCTCTGGGAACGTATTGCGTGATTATTTGACGGATTTATTCCCGATTTTAGAAGTAGGCACTAGTGCGAAAATGCTTTCTATCGTTCCCTTGATGAATGGTGGAGGCCTTTTTGAAACCGGTGCAGGCGGTTCGGCACCCAAGCATGTAGAGCAATTTGTCGAGGAAGGGCATTTACGATGGGATTCGCTAGGCGAATTTTTAGCGCTGGGTGTATCCTTGGAATTTTTTGGCGAAAAATACGGAAGCGGGAAGGCCAAAATTTTGGGTGATGCTTTGGATAGCGCTACTGAAAAATTCTTAATCAACGATAAATCGCCTTCGAGAAAGGTGAAGGAGCTGGATACCAGGGGCAGTCATTTCTATTTAGCGTTGTATTGGGCAGAAGCCTTGGCGGAGCAGGAGAAGGATGCAGAACTGAAGGCCATATTTAGCGTGATAGCAAATGTCATGAAGGAAAACGAGGATAAAATATTGTCCGAATTGAAAGCCGCCCAAGGTGCTCCACAAAAAATTGGAGGCTATTACAAACCCGATGTTAATCTGGTGGCGAAAGCCATGCGGCCAAGTGACACCTTAAACGGAATTTTAGAGGCAATGTAG
- a CDS encoding DUF4249 family protein gives MRKLCFMILAVGVLLGCEDVIDVDVPIDDPRLTIDALFRIDAAQSLQTVRVNAGITSGFFDELQAADLEEIALINLDYEPTDANDSSILQLSEVAPGVYEGTKNTVFFSEGELRLFIRHQGQRYLASTAFVPTTDIDELVQGEDNLFGGDETEIIVSFIDTPDRMDYYLFDLDFNEYLVTEDVFYPGQRFEFSYFYDDAVTPGMDLDISILGVDMQFYNYMNQVIAQADGGSAGPFQTPSATVRGNIINVTDANIATIEDAAAVENIGSLEGIDSTDNFALGYFAISQTFTRSITVE, from the coding sequence ATGAGGAAGCTATGCTTTATGATACTTGCGGTTGGCGTGCTCTTAGGATGTGAGGATGTTATTGATGTTGATGTTCCAATTGACGACCCACGCCTGACCATCGATGCGCTTTTTAGAATCGATGCCGCTCAGAGCCTACAAACCGTTAGGGTGAACGCGGGAATTACAAGTGGTTTTTTCGACGAATTACAGGCCGCTGATTTAGAAGAGATTGCATTGATAAATCTCGATTACGAACCAACAGACGCAAATGATTCCAGCATATTGCAACTGTCCGAAGTTGCCCCCGGAGTTTACGAGGGCACCAAGAATACAGTATTCTTTTCAGAAGGCGAGCTGCGTTTGTTCATCAGGCATCAAGGGCAGCGTTATCTTGCAAGTACCGCCTTTGTACCCACCACCGATATAGATGAACTGGTACAAGGGGAAGACAATCTTTTCGGCGGCGATGAGACCGAAATCATCGTCTCATTCATAGATACTCCCGACAGAATGGATTATTACCTCTTTGATTTGGATTTTAATGAGTATTTAGTAACCGAAGATGTATTTTATCCAGGACAGCGCTTTGAGTTTTCCTATTTCTATGATGACGCCGTCACACCGGGTATGGACCTGGATATTAGTATTCTGGGGGTAGACATGCAATTTTACAACTATATGAACCAAGTTATCGCCCAAGCGGATGGGGGCAGCGCCGGACCTTTCCAAACGCCCTCGGCTACAGTACGAGGGAATATCATAAATGTAACCGATGCAAATATCGCTACGATTGAAGATGCCGCGGCGGTCGAAAATATTGGATCCTTAGAGGGGATAGATAGCACCGATAACTTTGCCTTGGGATATTTTGCCATATCGCAGACCTTTACCAGATCGATTACCGTCGAATAA
- a CDS encoding glycerate kinase, with the protein MKNTALRVLLLPDKFKGSLSAEGVIAALGKGIYSVFPEVDIHSVIVSDGGDGFLDSIHKKLGCDQIFMVTEDPLGRKINAAYLWDAHRKTAYVEMAKAAGLELLAEDERHVMKTSSYGTGLQIKDAIEKGAESIYVGLGGSATNDGGIGIAGALGFEFRDSRGNRLAPTSGNLTKISHIKRSADAVSLEKTAIFAVNDVANPLYGKKGAAYTYGKQKGASAQQIVLLDKGLKRLSKLVREQLFKNAAAISGAGAAGGAAYGLKVFLNAEFIPGTEFLFKITELEMLLASKTFDYIITGEGKLDEQTANGKLIKGVVQLGRAYNIPVIAVCGKSELGKEQYTPMGLDQVLEIHKKNMTLDYSMRHASELIENQVATYFRSISAN; encoded by the coding sequence ATGAAAAATACCGCATTACGTGTGCTGTTATTACCCGATAAGTTTAAGGGCTCATTATCTGCCGAAGGCGTCATTGCTGCTCTAGGTAAGGGAATATATTCGGTTTTTCCGGAAGTCGACATACATTCGGTCATCGTTTCGGATGGGGGTGATGGGTTTCTTGATTCAATCCATAAGAAATTGGGTTGCGATCAGATTTTCATGGTGACGGAGGACCCTTTGGGGAGAAAAATCAATGCAGCTTACCTTTGGGATGCACATCGCAAAACGGCCTATGTTGAAATGGCCAAAGCAGCCGGACTCGAATTGTTGGCCGAAGATGAACGCCATGTAATGAAAACATCCAGTTACGGCACCGGTCTACAAATCAAGGATGCCATCGAGAAAGGGGCGGAAAGCATCTACGTAGGTTTGGGAGGTAGCGCTACAAACGACGGCGGCATCGGAATTGCAGGAGCGCTAGGTTTCGAGTTTCGGGATTCCAGGGGAAATCGATTGGCGCCTACAAGTGGAAATTTAACTAAAATCTCGCACATCAAAAGGTCTGCGGATGCCGTTTCCCTTGAAAAAACGGCCATTTTTGCCGTCAATGATGTAGCCAATCCATTGTATGGGAAAAAAGGAGCTGCATATACTTATGGAAAGCAAAAGGGAGCGTCCGCCCAGCAGATAGTATTGCTGGACAAAGGTTTAAAGCGACTGTCAAAATTGGTTCGGGAACAGCTATTCAAGAACGCTGCAGCTATTTCGGGGGCAGGAGCTGCCGGTGGGGCGGCGTACGGACTGAAAGTATTTCTCAATGCCGAATTTATTCCGGGTACCGAGTTTCTGTTCAAGATAACCGAATTGGAAATGCTATTGGCTTCCAAAACATTTGACTATATCATCACCGGGGAAGGGAAGTTGGACGAACAGACCGCAAACGGAAAATTGATAAAAGGGGTTGTCCAGCTAGGAAGGGCATATAATATTCCTGTAATCGCGGTCTGCGGAAAGTCGGAATTAGGGAAGGAGCAGTATACGCCCATGGGCTTGGACCAAGTACTGGAAATACACAAAAAAAACATGACATTGGATTATAGCATGCGGCATGCCAGTGAGTTGATCGAAAATCAAGTGGCCACTTATTTTAGGTCAATCTCGGCTAATTGA
- a CDS encoding DUF4294 domain-containing protein: MRKRILVFGFLFLCFLGMSQVEEQQMDSVTEKKIIIEGDSIIRNSIDLGEVYVFSKLKFSDYDSKLRYYILRRKTIKVFPYAKMAADRLTELNDSITKIKKNRHRKRYTKEVQKFIEEEFSAELKKLTRTEGQILVKLIHRQTGTTAFDLVKELRSGWRAFWYNTTAKMFDISIKEEFHPESVHEDYLIEDILQRAFAASRLERQSSALSFDYATLSNKWAPKEDKKK, from the coding sequence ATGAGGAAAAGGATTTTAGTTTTCGGCTTTTTGTTTCTATGCTTTCTTGGGATGTCTCAGGTCGAGGAACAACAAATGGACTCCGTTACAGAGAAGAAAATCATCATCGAGGGCGATTCGATTATCCGTAACTCCATAGATTTGGGCGAGGTGTATGTATTCAGCAAATTGAAGTTTTCCGACTACGACTCAAAACTTCGCTATTATATTCTAAGGCGCAAGACCATCAAGGTTTTTCCTTATGCTAAAATGGCCGCTGATCGTCTAACGGAATTGAATGACAGTATTACGAAAATCAAGAAAAATAGACATCGGAAGCGCTACACTAAGGAGGTCCAGAAGTTTATCGAGGAAGAATTTTCTGCTGAATTGAAAAAACTGACCCGTACCGAGGGTCAGATTCTCGTAAAATTGATTCATCGTCAAACGGGTACTACCGCCTTTGATTTGGTGAAGGAACTGCGCAGTGGCTGGAGGGCCTTTTGGTACAATACGACGGCCAAAATGTTCGATATCAGTATTAAAGAAGAGTTTCATCCGGAGAGCGTACATGAAGATTACCTCATAGAAGATATTCTTCAACGGGCCTTTGCTGCAAGCCGTTTGGAAAGACAAAGCAGCGCCCTGAGCTTTGATTATGCAACTTTAAGCAATAAATGGGCCCCAAAAGAAGATAAAAAAAAATAG
- the rplS gene encoding 50S ribosomal protein L19, giving the protein MEALINFVENEFVTKKEFPKFSAGDTITVYYEIKEGEKTRTQFFKGVVIQRRGSGATETFTIRKMSGTVGVERIFPVNMPALQKVEVNKKGKVRRARIFYFRGLTGKKARIKEVRS; this is encoded by the coding sequence ATGGAAGCATTAATCAATTTTGTAGAGAACGAGTTCGTAACCAAAAAAGAATTTCCAAAATTCTCGGCCGGTGACACGATAACCGTTTATTATGAAATTAAGGAAGGAGAAAAAACACGTACGCAGTTCTTTAAAGGTGTGGTCATTCAGCGCAGAGGCTCTGGCGCTACCGAGACCTTTACGATAAGAAAAATGTCGGGTACCGTTGGTGTAGAACGTATCTTTCCGGTCAATATGCCGGCTTTGCAAAAAGTTGAGGTGAACAAAAAAGGTAAGGTTCGTAGAGCCCGTATCTTCTACTTCAGAGGACTTACAGGTAAGAAAGCAAGAATCAAAGAAGTACGTTCTTAA
- a CDS encoding M42 family metallopeptidase codes for MAQKKIITKKSLDFFEKYLNNAAPTGYEWEGQKLWMEYLKPYVDTFITDTYGTAVGVINPEAEYKVVIEGHSDEISWYVNYITDNGLIYVIRNGGSDHQIAPSKWVNIHTKNGIVKGVFGWPAIHTRKSGKEEPPKLDNIFIDVGAKDKKGVEEMGVHVGCVITYPDEFHVLNKDKFVCRAIDNRVGGFMVAEVARLLKENKKKLPFGLYITNSVQEEIGLRGAQMIAEKIQPNVAIVTDVCHDTTTPMIEKKVQGDTEIGAGPVISYAPAVQNKLRERIIETAEKKKIPFQRMAASRSTGTDTDAFAYSNSGVASALISLPLRYMHTTVETVHRDDVENVIRLIYETLLTVKSGETFSYFD; via the coding sequence ATGGCCCAAAAGAAAATCATTACCAAAAAGTCCCTCGATTTTTTCGAAAAATACTTGAACAATGCCGCACCTACAGGCTATGAGTGGGAAGGACAAAAGTTGTGGATGGAGTATCTAAAGCCATATGTCGATACATTTATCACCGACACTTACGGTACTGCCGTAGGCGTCATCAATCCCGAGGCAGAATACAAAGTGGTTATCGAGGGGCATTCCGATGAGATTTCCTGGTATGTAAACTACATTACCGACAATGGTTTGATCTATGTCATTCGAAATGGTGGAAGTGATCACCAGATAGCGCCTTCCAAATGGGTCAACATCCATACGAAAAATGGAATCGTAAAGGGTGTTTTCGGCTGGCCGGCAATCCATACCCGTAAAAGCGGGAAGGAGGAACCACCAAAATTGGACAATATTTTCATTGATGTAGGTGCCAAGGATAAAAAAGGTGTAGAGGAAATGGGAGTGCACGTGGGTTGCGTCATTACCTATCCCGACGAGTTTCATGTATTGAACAAAGACAAATTCGTGTGTCGTGCCATAGATAATCGGGTTGGTGGCTTTATGGTGGCCGAAGTCGCCAGACTTTTAAAAGAGAATAAGAAGAAACTGCCCTTCGGCCTGTATATCACGAACTCGGTACAAGAAGAAATCGGCCTTCGTGGGGCGCAGATGATCGCTGAGAAGATACAACCCAATGTCGCTATCGTGACCGATGTGTGCCACGACACCACAACTCCGATGATTGAGAAAAAAGTGCAAGGTGATACGGAAATCGGTGCCGGACCGGTAATTTCCTACGCTCCCGCAGTACAGAACAAACTAAGGGAACGTATTATTGAGACTGCTGAAAAAAAGAAAATTCCATTTCAACGTATGGCCGCTTCTAGGTCGACAGGAACCGATACGGATGCTTTTGCCTATAGCAATAGCGGTGTGGCCTCGGCATTGATTTCGTTGCCCCTTCGCTACATGCATACCACCGTGGAAACCGTGCACCGCGATGACGTGGAGAATGTCATCCGACTGATTTACGAAACCCTGCTTACGGTAAAATCTGGAGAAACATTTAGCTATTTCGACTAG
- a CDS encoding TonB-dependent receptor: MSLRKSVLLLFFTTSFFLATAQQKYTLSGTVSEASSNETLIGVTIAVPELKTGVTTNEYGFYSITLPEGTYKILIDYLGFKNVVQEISLIENQRINFQLVEEAEQLQEVVVTEDAEKMDVRTPQMSVNVLSAATIKKIPVILGEADVIKSILLLPGVTSAGEGASGFNVRGGAVDQNLILLDEAIIFNSSHLFGFFSVFNPDAIKDIKLYKGGIPARYGGRVSSVLDIYQKEGNSKEFHANGGIGVVASRLLLEGPLVKDKAAFLIGGRSSYAHLFLKAAGEENTAYFYDLNAKLNYNINDRNSIYLSGYFGRDVFGISESFVNTYGNATGNFRWNHLFSDKLFSNLSLIYSDYFYGLELDFVGFNWNSGIQNFNVKYDLKHYLNDKLQVNYGINNVYYQFNPGKIEPSNSESGIIEDQLIQKYANEFAAYIDVEHDITPNLSLGYGLRYSNFIRLGQDEINVYEDDNPVFFDPLSLVYSEGTPVEIANPGRNESLATFNNLEPRISLSYAINDNSSIKASYTRLAQYLHLLSNTSSPTPLDVWTPSGPFTKPQLLDQYALGFFKNIKNGEYSFESEVFYKDIQNRIDYIDGANLIANDAIEQVILNGKARAYGLEFLLRKNTGKFQGWLAYTLSKSEQQTPGRTPLETGINFGEWYNTPYDKPHDLSLYGSYDLNDKWSFNTNFVFQTGQPTNYPVGQFEFQGLVVPFYGARNTERLPAYHRVDIAATLTPRKNKGRNFKGEWVFSVYNVYNRRNAASINFRRNQDTGSNEAIRTSIFGVVPAVTYNFKF, translated from the coding sequence ATGTCGCTACGCAAATCGGTACTTCTTTTATTTTTCACCACTTCTTTTTTTCTTGCAACCGCCCAACAAAAATACACTCTTAGCGGAACCGTTTCCGAGGCGTCCAGCAATGAAACTCTTATTGGGGTAACCATAGCGGTACCCGAACTAAAAACGGGGGTTACTACCAACGAATACGGGTTTTACTCCATTACACTTCCTGAAGGCACCTACAAAATATTAATTGATTATTTAGGCTTCAAAAATGTTGTTCAAGAAATTTCATTGATCGAAAATCAAAGAATCAACTTTCAATTGGTCGAGGAAGCGGAACAATTGCAAGAGGTTGTCGTGACCGAAGATGCGGAAAAAATGGATGTTCGGACGCCACAAATGAGCGTAAATGTGCTCTCGGCGGCAACGATTAAAAAAATCCCTGTTATTCTTGGGGAGGCAGATGTCATCAAATCGATATTGTTGTTACCAGGTGTTACCAGCGCAGGAGAAGGCGCCTCCGGATTTAACGTTAGGGGCGGTGCGGTAGACCAAAATTTAATTCTGCTAGACGAGGCGATTATTTTTAACTCCTCTCACCTGTTCGGTTTCTTTTCGGTCTTTAATCCAGATGCCATAAAGGATATCAAACTCTACAAAGGGGGTATTCCAGCGCGCTATGGTGGTCGTGTATCATCCGTTTTGGATATTTACCAAAAGGAAGGCAATAGCAAGGAATTTCATGCCAACGGCGGTATTGGCGTCGTAGCTAGTAGATTGTTGTTGGAAGGTCCGCTCGTAAAAGATAAGGCCGCCTTCCTAATTGGTGGAAGAAGTTCCTATGCCCACCTCTTTTTAAAAGCGGCCGGGGAAGAGAATACGGCCTATTTCTATGATTTGAATGCAAAGCTCAATTACAATATCAATGACCGTAATAGTATTTATTTATCAGGGTATTTCGGACGTGATGTTTTCGGGATAAGCGAAAGTTTCGTCAACACTTATGGCAACGCAACCGGTAATTTTCGATGGAACCACCTCTTCTCGGACAAACTGTTCTCCAATCTTTCCTTGATTTATTCGGACTATTTCTACGGCTTGGAGCTCGATTTCGTAGGTTTCAATTGGAATTCGGGTATTCAAAACTTCAATGTCAAGTACGACCTCAAACATTACCTCAATGACAAACTGCAGGTAAATTATGGCATCAATAACGTTTACTACCAATTCAATCCTGGAAAAATAGAACCTAGCAATTCCGAATCGGGAATTATCGAGGATCAGCTTATTCAAAAATATGCAAACGAATTTGCCGCTTACATCGACGTTGAACATGATATTACCCCAAATCTGAGTTTAGGTTATGGCCTGCGTTACAGTAATTTCATTCGCTTGGGACAGGATGAAATCAACGTTTATGAAGATGACAATCCTGTTTTTTTCGACCCATTATCGTTAGTGTACAGTGAGGGAACGCCCGTTGAAATCGCCAACCCAGGTCGCAATGAAAGTCTCGCGACCTTTAATAATCTCGAGCCGAGAATTTCACTTTCATATGCTATAAATGACAACAGTTCTATCAAAGCCAGCTATACCCGATTGGCGCAATACCTACATTTACTGTCGAACACCAGCTCCCCCACCCCATTGGATGTATGGACGCCCAGCGGCCCATTCACCAAACCGCAATTGTTAGATCAATATGCCTTAGGATTTTTCAAGAATATCAAAAACGGGGAGTATTCCTTTGAGAGCGAGGTTTTTTATAAGGATATCCAGAACCGCATCGATTATATAGATGGAGCCAATCTTATTGCGAATGATGCCATAGAACAAGTGATTCTCAACGGGAAAGCACGTGCCTACGGTCTTGAATTTCTGCTCCGTAAAAACACGGGCAAGTTCCAGGGTTGGTTGGCCTATACGCTTTCCAAATCGGAACAACAGACTCCCGGAAGAACGCCCTTGGAAACCGGGATCAACTTTGGGGAGTGGTACAATACGCCGTATGACAAACCGCATGATCTTTCATTATATGGTAGTTATGACCTAAATGACAAATGGTCTTTTAATACGAACTTTGTTTTCCAGACCGGACAACCCACCAATTACCCTGTTGGGCAGTTTGAATTTCAAGGCCTGGTAGTGCCCTTTTACGGTGCTAGAAATACGGAGCGACTACCGGCTTATCATCGCGTTGATATTGCCGCGACCTTAACGCCCAGAAAAAACAAAGGCCGCAATTTTAAAGGGGAATGGGTATTTAGCGTATACAATGTGTATAACAGAAGGAATGCGGCATCTATCAATTTTAGACGTAATCAGGATACTGGATCGAACGAGGCAATACGTACTTCTATTTTTGGAGTCGTTCCTGCAGTTACCTATAATTTTAAATTTTAA